One region of Camelina sativa cultivar DH55 chromosome 6, Cs, whole genome shotgun sequence genomic DNA includes:
- the LOC104789881 gene encoding receptor protein kinase-like protein ZAR1, whose translation MLALLIIIVALLCNYNYIPHVTVSGLNDEGFALLTFKQGVHDDPSGSLSNWNSSDEDACSWNGVTCKELRVVSLSIPRKSLYGSLPSSLGFLSSLRHLNLRSNRFYGSLPVQLFQLQGLQSLVLYGNSFDGSLSDEIGRLKLLQTLDLSQNLFNGSLPPSILQCSRLRTLDVSRNNLSGPLPDGFGSAFVSLEKLDLAFNQINGSIPSDIGNLSNLQGTADFSHNHFTGSIPPALGDLPEKVYIDLTFNNLSGPIPQTGALMNRGPTAFIGNTGLCGPPLKDLCPGYELGLNASYPFIPSNNPPEDQDIDTNSESKQKSSGLSKSAVIAIVLCDVVGICLMGLLFTYCYSKFCPCNRENQFGFEKESKKRAAECLCFWKDESETLSENVEHCDIVPLDAQVVFNLEELLKASAFVLGKSGIGIVYKVVLENGLTLAVRRLGEGGSQRFKEFQTEVEAIGKLRHPNIAGLRAYYWSVDEKLLIYDYVPNGNLATALHGKLGMVTTAPLTWSERLRIVKGIATGLVYLHEFSPKKYVHGDLKPSNILIGQDMEPKISDFGLARLANIAGGSSPTIQSNRIIQTDQQPQERQQHHHKSVSSDFTAHSSSGSYYQAPETLKMVKPSQKWDVYSFGIILLELIAGKSPAMEVGTSEMDLVRLIQVCIEEKKPLCDVLDPCLDPEANKEDEIVAVLKIAISCANSSPEKRPAMRHVSDTLDRLLVAGD comes from the exons ATGTTGGCTTTGCTGATAATCATCGTTGCTCTTCTCTGCAACTACAACTACATCCCCCATGTGACTGTTAGTGGCTTAAACGACGAGGGCTTCGCGCTCCTAACGTTCAAGCAGGGCGTCCACGATGATCCTAGCGGTTCCCTCAGCAATTGGAACTCATCGGACGAGGACGCATGTTCGTGGAACGGTGTTACTTGCAAAGAACTCAGGGTGGTGTCTCTTAGCATTCCAAGAaagagcctttacggttctcTCCCATCCTCTCTAGGGTTTCTCTCCAGTCTCCGTCACTTGAATCTCCGGAGCAATAGGTTTTATGGGTCGTTGCCTGTTCAGCTTTTCCAGCTTCAAGGACTCCAAAGTTTAGTCCTTTACGGCAATTCCTTTGATGGGTCCTTGTCGGACGAGATCGGTAGGCTTAAGCTTCTTCAGACATTAGATTTGTCGCAGAACCTCTTCAACGGGTCGCTACCGCCTTCGATTCTGCAATGCAGCAGGTTGAGAACACTCGATGTCAGCCGCAACAACCTGTCTGGTCCTTTGCCTGATGGGTTTGGCTCAGCGTTCGTCTCTCTGGAGAAACTCGACCTCGCCTTCAACCAAATCAACGGTTCGATCCCTAGTGACATCGGAAACCTCTCTAATCTACAAGGAACTGCTGATTTCTCTCACAATCACTTCACCGGTTCAATCCCACCTGCTCTCGGCGATCTTCCTGAAAAGGTTTACATTGATCTCACTTTCAACAATCTCTCCGGTCCCATTCCTCAAACTGGTGCTCTTATGAACAGAGGACCAACGGCGTTTATCGGCAACACTGGGCTATGCGGCCCGCCATTGAAAGACCTTTGCCCAGGATATGAGCTCGGCCTCAATGCCTCTTACCCTTTTATCCCAAGCAACAACCCGCCCGAAGATCAAGATATTGATACCAACTCtgaatccaaacaaaaatcaagtgGTTTGAGCAAAAGCGCCGTCATTGCCATTGTTCTCTGCGACGTTGTCGGAATCTGCCTCATGGGTTTGCTTTTCACTTACTGCTACTCTAAGTTCTGTCCTTGCAACCGCGAGAACCAGTTCGGCTTCGAGAAAGAATCCAAGAAAAGGGCTGCGGAATGTCTGTGTTTCTGGAAAGACGAATCTGAAACGCTATCTGAAAACGTAGAGCATTGCGACATTGTGCCCCTTGACGCTCAGGTTGTGTTTAACCTGGAGGAGCTACTAAAAGCGTCAGCTTTTGTTCTAGGCAAGAGCGGAATCGGCATTGTGTACAAAGTGGTTCTAGAGAACGGTCTCACACTGGCCGTCCGGAGATTAGGTGAAGGAGGGTCTCAGAGATTCAAGGAGTTTCAGACAGAAGTTGAAGCCATTGGGAAACTGAGACATCCTAACATTGCTGGTCTTCGAGCTTATTATTGGTCTGTGGATGAGAAGCTTCTCATATACGACTATGTTCCCAACGGTAACCTCGCAACCGCCCTCCACG GAAAGCTAGGCATGGTGACTACTGCTCCTTTGACATGGTCTGAACGGCTGAGGATAGTGAAAGGGATTGCGACAGGGCTTGTTTATCTCCATGAGTTCAGCCCAAAAAAATACGTCCATGGAGACCTCAAGCCCAGCAACATTCTCATCGGACAAGACATGGAACCTAAGATCTCTGATTTTGGACTTGCACGGTTGGCTAACATTGCTGGAGGATCTTCTCCGACCATACAGTCTAATAGAATCATCCAAACGGATCAACAGCCGCAAGAGAGGCAACAACACCATCACAAGAGTGTATCTTCGGATTTCACTGCTCACTCTTCGTCTGGATCCTACTACCAGGCACCCGAGACTCTCAAGATGGTCAAACCATCACAGAAGTGGGATGTTTACTCTTTTGGGATCATATTACTGGAACTGATAGCGGGTAAGTCTCCGGCAATGGAGGTGGGGACATCGGAAATGGATCTAGTTCGATTGATACAAGTATGCATTGAGGAGAAGAAACCATTATGTGATGTTCTTGATCCTTGTTTGGATCCTGAGGCAAATAAGGAAGACGAGATTGTCGCTGTTCTGAAGATTGCAATCAGTTGCGCAAATAGCAGTCCAGAGAAAAGGCCTGCCATGAGGCACGTTTCTGATACTCTCGACAGATTACTTGTGGCTGGCGATTGA
- the LOC104789882 gene encoding auxin-responsive protein IAA32-like isoform X1: MDPNTPADFFQGSSKFHTYYSHSKKGGGLIDLGLSLRTIQHETCLPSSGQMIGLDGYEDLIEWSQPRYNCNTQLKSEDTGNQRLAQGYYNNEKESRGTLTYVKVNLDGLVVGRKVCLLSQGNYSTLALQLDDMFGMQTVSGLRLFQTESEFSLVYRDIEGIWRNVGDVPWKEFVESVDRMRIARRNHVLPPF; this comes from the exons ATGGACCCAAACACACCTGCAGACTTCTTCCAAGGATCTTCCAAGTTTCATACATATTACTCACATAGCAAGAAGGGTGGTGGGTTAATCGATCTAGGTCTCAGCCTTAGGACCATACAACATGAAACTTGCCTCCCATCATCCGGGCAGA TGATAGGTCTTGACGGGTATGAAGATCTCATAGAATGGTCGCAGCCCAGATATAACTGCAATACCCAGCTGAAGAGTGAGGATACTGGAAACCAAAGACTTGCTCAGGGATATTACAATAATGAAAAAGAGAGCAGAGGAACATTGACTTATGTAAAGGTAAATCTAGATGGCCTAGTGGTGGGCCGCAAGGTTTGCCTTCTTAGTCAAGGAAATTACTCAACTCTTGCTCTTCAGCTTGACGATATGTTTG GGATGCAGACCGTGTCAGGACTGAGGCTCTTCCAGACTGAGTCTGAGTTCTCTTTGGTCTACAGAGACATCGAAGGTATCTGGAGGAATGTTGGGGACGTTCCATGGAA GGAGTTTGTCGAAAGCGTGGATCGGATGAGAATTGCAAGAAGAAACCATGTTCTTCCTCCCTTTTAA
- the LOC104789880 gene encoding lipid phosphate phosphatase 1 isoform X2 has translation MTIGSFFSSLKFWGTSQQEPQRGRMQEIDLGVHTIKSHGGRVASKHKHDWIILVILIAIEIGLNLISPFYRYVGKDMMTDLKYPFKDNTVPVWSVPVYAVLLPILVFVCFYLKRTCVYDLHHSILGLLFSVLITGVITDSIKVATGRPRPNFYWRCFPDGKELYDALGGVICHGKSGEVKEGHKSFPSGHTSWSFAGLTFLSLYLSGKIKAFNGEGHVAKLCLVIFPLLAACLVGISRVDDYWHHWQDVFAGALIGSLVAAFCYRQFYPNPYHEEGWGPYAYFKAAQERGVPMTSQNGDALRTMSLQMDSTSLENMESGTSTAPR, from the exons ATGACAATTGGAtcgtttttctcttctctcaagtTCTGGGGCACTTCTCAG CAGGAGCCACAGAGAGGGAGGATGCAAGAGATTGATCTTGGTGTTCACACTATCAAGAGCCATGGAGGGCGTGTCGCCTCTAAACACAAGCACGATTGGATCATACTCGTCATCTTGATTGCCATCGAGATCGGCCTCAACCTCATCTCTCCTTTCTACCGTTACGTCGGAAAGGACATGATGACTGACCTCAAGTACCCTTTCAAGGACAACACCGTCCCCGTCTGGTCTGTCCCCGTCTACGCCGTGCTTCTTCCCATCCTAGTCTTCGTCTGCTTCTACCTGAAAAGGACATGTGTGTACGATCTGCACCACAGCATCCTCGGTCTGCTCTTCTCTGTTCTGATTACTGGTGTCATCACCGACTCCATCAAGGTCGCCACCGGACGCCCTCGTCCTAACTTCTACTGGCGCTGCTTCCCCGACGGCAAAGAGCTGTATGATGCCTTGGGTGGTGTGATCTGCCACGGCAAATCAGGTGAGGTCAAGGAAGGCCACAAGAGCTTCCCGAGCGGACACACCTCCTGGTCCTTTGCGGGGCTCACCTTCCTCTCCCTCTACCTCTCTGGCAAAATCAAGGCCTTCAACGGAGAAGGACACGTGGCTAAGCTCTGCCTCGTGATCTTCCCTCTGCTCGCCGCTTGCCTTGTTGGGATATCTCGTGTGGATGACTACTGGCACCACTGGCAAGACGTCTTCGCCGGAGCTCTCATCGGATCCCTTGTAGCCGCCTTCTGCTACCGTCAGTTCTACCCTAACCCTTACCATGAAGAAGGATGGGGTCCCTACGCATATTTCAAGGCAGCTCAAGAACGAGGAGTCCCTATGACCTCCCAAAACGGAGATGCCTTGAGGACAATGTCTCTGCAGATGGATTCAACTTCTCTAGAAAACATGGAATCTGGCACTTCAACTGCTCCCAGATGA
- the LOC104789878 gene encoding E3 ubiquitin-protein ligase RHA2B-like, producing MGLQGQLSDVSSDSIPLMLVALLATFFRHVRSLLLLPSAPVVTSGLSNISALADQLNLNRLFSYRYADNASSDCIVCLSTLKTGEEVRKLDCRHVFHKQCLEGWLQHLNFNCPLCRSPLLLPRPCRGSTDDTAAAISPFHLGSTTTTPSSHM from the coding sequence ATGGGACTACAAGGTCAGCTCTCCGACGTATCCTCCGATTCGATCCCTCTGATGCTGGTCGCTCTCCTCGCCACTTTCTTCAGGCACGTCCgctctcttctcctcctccctTCCGCCCCCGTTGTTACCTCTGGACTCTCAAACATCAGCGCCCTCGCCGACCAGCTCAACCTTAACCGCCTCTTCTCCTACCGCTACGCCGATAACGCATCCTCCGACTGTATCGTGTGCCTGTCCACACTCAAGACCGGAGAAGAAGTGAGGAAGCTCGATTGCAGACACGTCTTCCATAAGCAGTGTTTGGAGGGCTGGCTCCAACATCTCAACTTCAATTGCCCGCTTTGCAGATCTCCATTGCTGCTACCTCGTCCATGTCGTGGAAGTACTGATGATACGGCGGCGGCGATCTCACCCTTCCATCTTGGCTCAACCACCACTACTCCATCATCTCATATGTGA
- the LOC104789882 gene encoding auxin-responsive protein IAA32-like isoform X2, whose protein sequence is MDPNTPADFFQGSSKFHTYYSHSKKGGGLIDLGLSLRTIQHETCLPSSGQSLDGYEDLIEWSQPRYNCNTQLKSEDTGNQRLAQGYYNNEKESRGTLTYVKVNLDGLVVGRKVCLLSQGNYSTLALQLDDMFGMQTVSGLRLFQTESEFSLVYRDIEGIWRNVGDVPWKEFVESVDRMRIARRNHVLPPF, encoded by the exons ATGGACCCAAACACACCTGCAGACTTCTTCCAAGGATCTTCCAAGTTTCATACATATTACTCACATAGCAAGAAGGGTGGTGGGTTAATCGATCTAGGTCTCAGCCTTAGGACCATACAACATGAAACTTGCCTCCCATCATCCGGGCAGA GTCTTGACGGGTATGAAGATCTCATAGAATGGTCGCAGCCCAGATATAACTGCAATACCCAGCTGAAGAGTGAGGATACTGGAAACCAAAGACTTGCTCAGGGATATTACAATAATGAAAAAGAGAGCAGAGGAACATTGACTTATGTAAAGGTAAATCTAGATGGCCTAGTGGTGGGCCGCAAGGTTTGCCTTCTTAGTCAAGGAAATTACTCAACTCTTGCTCTTCAGCTTGACGATATGTTTG GGATGCAGACCGTGTCAGGACTGAGGCTCTTCCAGACTGAGTCTGAGTTCTCTTTGGTCTACAGAGACATCGAAGGTATCTGGAGGAATGTTGGGGACGTTCCATGGAA GGAGTTTGTCGAAAGCGTGGATCGGATGAGAATTGCAAGAAGAAACCATGTTCTTCCTCCCTTTTAA
- the LOC104789880 gene encoding lipid phosphate phosphatase 1 isoform X1, translating to MTIGSFFSSLKFWGTSQEQQEPQRGRMQEIDLGVHTIKSHGGRVASKHKHDWIILVILIAIEIGLNLISPFYRYVGKDMMTDLKYPFKDNTVPVWSVPVYAVLLPILVFVCFYLKRTCVYDLHHSILGLLFSVLITGVITDSIKVATGRPRPNFYWRCFPDGKELYDALGGVICHGKSGEVKEGHKSFPSGHTSWSFAGLTFLSLYLSGKIKAFNGEGHVAKLCLVIFPLLAACLVGISRVDDYWHHWQDVFAGALIGSLVAAFCYRQFYPNPYHEEGWGPYAYFKAAQERGVPMTSQNGDALRTMSLQMDSTSLENMESGTSTAPR from the exons ATGACAATTGGAtcgtttttctcttctctcaagtTCTGGGGCACTTCTCAG GAGCAGCAGGAGCCACAGAGAGGGAGGATGCAAGAGATTGATCTTGGTGTTCACACTATCAAGAGCCATGGAGGGCGTGTCGCCTCTAAACACAAGCACGATTGGATCATACTCGTCATCTTGATTGCCATCGAGATCGGCCTCAACCTCATCTCTCCTTTCTACCGTTACGTCGGAAAGGACATGATGACTGACCTCAAGTACCCTTTCAAGGACAACACCGTCCCCGTCTGGTCTGTCCCCGTCTACGCCGTGCTTCTTCCCATCCTAGTCTTCGTCTGCTTCTACCTGAAAAGGACATGTGTGTACGATCTGCACCACAGCATCCTCGGTCTGCTCTTCTCTGTTCTGATTACTGGTGTCATCACCGACTCCATCAAGGTCGCCACCGGACGCCCTCGTCCTAACTTCTACTGGCGCTGCTTCCCCGACGGCAAAGAGCTGTATGATGCCTTGGGTGGTGTGATCTGCCACGGCAAATCAGGTGAGGTCAAGGAAGGCCACAAGAGCTTCCCGAGCGGACACACCTCCTGGTCCTTTGCGGGGCTCACCTTCCTCTCCCTCTACCTCTCTGGCAAAATCAAGGCCTTCAACGGAGAAGGACACGTGGCTAAGCTCTGCCTCGTGATCTTCCCTCTGCTCGCCGCTTGCCTTGTTGGGATATCTCGTGTGGATGACTACTGGCACCACTGGCAAGACGTCTTCGCCGGAGCTCTCATCGGATCCCTTGTAGCCGCCTTCTGCTACCGTCAGTTCTACCCTAACCCTTACCATGAAGAAGGATGGGGTCCCTACGCATATTTCAAGGCAGCTCAAGAACGAGGAGTCCCTATGACCTCCCAAAACGGAGATGCCTTGAGGACAATGTCTCTGCAGATGGATTCAACTTCTCTAGAAAACATGGAATCTGGCACTTCAACTGCTCCCAGATGA
- the LOC104789883 gene encoding leucine-rich repeat extensin-like protein 5, whose translation MEPPPPSLSSTAVASTSIPAATTTVPHVTSSYPESLDSSPRSRTTDGWDDLPAPSGGGGGGSTVSSKIRLMCSYGGHILPRPHDKSLCYMGGDTRIVVGDRNTSLSSLLARLSNTLLDGRSFTLKYQLPSEDLDSLISVTTDEDLDNMIEEYDRTISASNSTKPSRLRLFLFTSKPEAMGQILESSAKSDDWFLNALNSAGLLNNRGFCDSDTNVNRLLGLDHVGEGDGSVKSAKQQQPPPPQPQGGQDVHCLPDSPMLDTSSSSFGSTSSSPSLANLPPIRVHVEEPSSGVRTLPDQRNLGIEEQFARFNVGRQDDGFAAMSSPPPMPVTIALPAATVSNESHTRVISDDERSDHGVPAGYRKPPTPRSQPQNLQAHQLKSNSELPSPNSVSSDSSVSNPMFHQRPSVYQEPIAQMSSAASTVVTGMINPSDPSTLLSPNQNQNQDLGYNIFHPQFEQQSQPQQQQHFIHTTAAPQYIHHHPSSGLPLQTYIQVYSSQQQPPQSFHHHPDRLDHQPYPVYYVTAPVPPRPYCMPVPQSATVSEAPGSLSSNHLQAPPNSTMMPPPPSNHMTSVTGGKPEVGQAGIYTTAPGVGGAQMVHQIPTSQQQFMGYSQIHHPPQSGLAGNPNYGYEYADNAHTQIYYTQPLGHAQYQTMTGPPPAMVMPDGSAASKLPAENMTQQIRSSQPL comes from the exons ATGGAACCACCGCCTCCTTCTCTCTCCTCCACCGCGGTGGCTTCTACCTCCATCCCCGCCGCCACCACAACTGTTCCTCATGTGACTTCATCTTACCCCGAGTCTCTTGACTCCTCTCCTCGTTCACGCACCACCGATGGCTGGGATGACCTCCCTGCTCCTTCCGGCGGTGGCGGCGGAGGAAGCACCGTCTCTTCTAAAATCCGTCTCATGTGCAGTTACGGCGGTCATATCCTCCCTCGTCCTCACGATAAATCCCTCTGCTACATGGGCGGCGACACTCGCATCGTGGTCGGCGACCGTaacacctctctctcttctctcctggCTCGCCTCTCCAACACGCTCCTGGACGGGCGCTCCTTCACCCTCAAGTACCAGCTACCCAGCGAAGACCTTGACTCTCTCATCTCCGTCACTACCGACGAAGATCTGGACAACATGATCGAGGAGTACGACCGTACCATCTCCGCCTCCAATTCCACCAAACCCTCGCGCCTCCGTTTGTTTCTCTTCACCTCCAAGCCTGAGGCTATGGGTCAGATCCTCGAGAGCTCTGCCAAGAGCGACGATTGGTTCCTCAACGCTCTCAACAGCGCTGGTCTCCTCAACAACCGAGGGTTCTGTGATTCTGACACCAACGTCAATCGTTTACTTGGGTTGGACCAtgttggagaaggagatggcTCCGTCAAAAGCGCCAAGCAGCAGCAGCCTCCTCCGCCGCAACCGCAAGGAGGCCAAGATGTTCACTGCTTGCCTGATTCTCCCATGTTGGAcacctcctcctcttcttttggctctacttcttcctctccctctctcgCCAATTTGCCTCCGATTCGTGTTCATGTTGAGGAACCCAGCAGCGGCGTTAGGACTCTCCCAGATCAGAGAAACCTGGGAATCGAGGAGCAGTTCGCACGCTTCAACGTTGGGAGGCAGGACGACGGATTCGCTGCCATGTCTTCACCACCGCCGATGCCTGTCACAATCGCGCTTCCTGCTGCAACCGTTTCAAATGAGTCCCACACGCGGGTCATCTCTGACGATGAGAGATCCGATCACGGTGTGCCTGCTGGATACAGGAAACCTCCCACTCCGCGTTCCCAGCCGCAGAATCTGCAGGCTCATCAGCTCAAATCTAATAGCGAGCTGCCATCACCCAATTCTGTTTCCAG TGATAGCAGTGTGAGCAACCCTATGTTTCACCAAAGACCTTCTGTCTATCAAGAACCAATTGCTCAGATGTCTTCCGCTGCTTCCACCGTTGTTACTGGTatgatcaacccctcggatccAAGCACGCTTTTATCCCccaatcagaatcagaatcaggaCCTAGGCTACAACATCTTTCACCCCCAATTCGAGCAGCAATCTCAGCCACAGCAGCAGCAACACTTCATACACACTACTGCTGCACCTCAATACATTCATCACCATCCCTCTAGCGGCCTTCCTCTCCAGACTTACATCCAGGTTTACTCTTCGCAGCAACAGCCACCGCAGTCTTTCCACCATCACCCAGATCGACTGGATCACCAGCCTTATCCTGTTTATTATGTTACTGCTCCAGTCCCACCTAGGCCCTATTGTATGCCTGTGCCACAATCTGCAACTGTTAGCGAGGCTCCAGGTTCTCTGTCTTCTAACCATCTCCAGGCACCTCCCAACTCTACCATGATGCCTCCACCTCCTAGCAACCACATGACAAGTGTTACTGGTGGTAAACCTGAGGTGGGACAGGCTGGGATTTACACAACAGCCCCAGGTGTGGGCGGTGCTCAGATGGTTCACCAGATTCCAACAAGCCAGCAGCAATTCATGGGGTATTCGCAAATCCATCACCCACCTCAGTCTGGTTTAGCTGGGAATCCTAACTATGGATATGAATACGCTGACAATGCTCATACACAAATATACTACACCCAACCTCTGGGACACGCACAGTACCAGACAATGACCGGACCTCCACCTGCCATGGTGATGCCTGATGGTTCTGCTGCTTCTAAGCTTCCAGCTGAGAACATGACTCAACAGATCCGGAGTTCACAGCCATTGTGA
- the LOC104789880 gene encoding lipid phosphate phosphatase 1 isoform X3 yields the protein MQEIDLGVHTIKSHGGRVASKHKHDWIILVILIAIEIGLNLISPFYRYVGKDMMTDLKYPFKDNTVPVWSVPVYAVLLPILVFVCFYLKRTCVYDLHHSILGLLFSVLITGVITDSIKVATGRPRPNFYWRCFPDGKELYDALGGVICHGKSGEVKEGHKSFPSGHTSWSFAGLTFLSLYLSGKIKAFNGEGHVAKLCLVIFPLLAACLVGISRVDDYWHHWQDVFAGALIGSLVAAFCYRQFYPNPYHEEGWGPYAYFKAAQERGVPMTSQNGDALRTMSLQMDSTSLENMESGTSTAPR from the coding sequence ATGCAAGAGATTGATCTTGGTGTTCACACTATCAAGAGCCATGGAGGGCGTGTCGCCTCTAAACACAAGCACGATTGGATCATACTCGTCATCTTGATTGCCATCGAGATCGGCCTCAACCTCATCTCTCCTTTCTACCGTTACGTCGGAAAGGACATGATGACTGACCTCAAGTACCCTTTCAAGGACAACACCGTCCCCGTCTGGTCTGTCCCCGTCTACGCCGTGCTTCTTCCCATCCTAGTCTTCGTCTGCTTCTACCTGAAAAGGACATGTGTGTACGATCTGCACCACAGCATCCTCGGTCTGCTCTTCTCTGTTCTGATTACTGGTGTCATCACCGACTCCATCAAGGTCGCCACCGGACGCCCTCGTCCTAACTTCTACTGGCGCTGCTTCCCCGACGGCAAAGAGCTGTATGATGCCTTGGGTGGTGTGATCTGCCACGGCAAATCAGGTGAGGTCAAGGAAGGCCACAAGAGCTTCCCGAGCGGACACACCTCCTGGTCCTTTGCGGGGCTCACCTTCCTCTCCCTCTACCTCTCTGGCAAAATCAAGGCCTTCAACGGAGAAGGACACGTGGCTAAGCTCTGCCTCGTGATCTTCCCTCTGCTCGCCGCTTGCCTTGTTGGGATATCTCGTGTGGATGACTACTGGCACCACTGGCAAGACGTCTTCGCCGGAGCTCTCATCGGATCCCTTGTAGCCGCCTTCTGCTACCGTCAGTTCTACCCTAACCCTTACCATGAAGAAGGATGGGGTCCCTACGCATATTTCAAGGCAGCTCAAGAACGAGGAGTCCCTATGACCTCCCAAAACGGAGATGCCTTGAGGACAATGTCTCTGCAGATGGATTCAACTTCTCTAGAAAACATGGAATCTGGCACTTCAACTGCTCCCAGATGA